The nucleotide sequence CGATCCTGATGAAGGACATCAATGAACACGGGATCGAACAGGGCCTGGCCGAAGCCGCCAAGCTGCTGGTAGGTCGCGTCGACAAAGGCCGCATGACCGCGGCGAAGATGGCCGAAGTGCTCAACGGCATTCGTCCGACCCTGTCCTACGGCGATTTTGGCCATGTCGACCTGGTGGTCGAAGCGGTTGTCGAAAACCCGAAGGTCAAGCAGGCGGTATTGGCTGAAGTCGAAGACAAGGTCAAAGAGGATACGATCCTCGCCTCGAACACCTCGACCATTTCCATTTCGCTGCTGGCCAAGGCCCTCAAGCGTCCGGAAAACTTTGTCGGCATGCACTTCTTCAACCCGGTGCACATGATGCCGCTGGTGGAAGTGATCCGGGGCGAGAAGTCCAGCGAACTGGCCGTTGCCACCACCGTTGCCTACGCCAAGAAAATGGGCAAGAACCCGATCGTCGTCAACGACTGCCCGGGCTTCCTGGTCAACCGCGTGCTGTTCCCGTATTTCGGTGGTTTCGCCAAATTGGTCAGCGCTGGCGTGGACTTCGTGCGCATCGACAAGATCATGGAAAAATTCGGCTGGCCGATGGGCCCGGCCTACCTGATGGACGTGGTCGGTATCGACACCGGCCACCACGGTCGCGACGTCATGGCTGAAGGCTTCCCGGACCGCATGAAGGACGACTGTCGTTCGGCTGTCGACGTGCTCTACGAAGCCAAGCGCCTGGGCCAGAAGAACGGCAAGGGCTTCTACGCCTACGAGACCGACAAGCGTGGCAAGCAGAAGAAAGTGGCCGATCCGTCGGTGCTGGAAGTGCTCAAGCCGATCGTCTACGAGCAACGCGAAGTCACCGACGAAGACATCATCAACTGGATGATGATCCCGCTGTGCCTCGAAACCGTGCGTTGCCTGGAAGACGGCATTGTCGAAACCGCCGCCGAAGCCGACATGGGTCTGGTCTACGGCATCGGTTTCCCTCCGTTCCGTGGCGGTGCGCTGCGCTACATCGATTCGATCGGTGTGGCCGAGTTCGTTGCCCTGGCTGACCAGTACGCTGATCTGGGCGCGCTGTACCACCCCACCGCGAAGCTGCGTGAAATGG is from Pseudomonas sp. B21-056 and encodes:
- the fadB gene encoding fatty acid oxidation complex subunit alpha FadB; this encodes MIYEGKAITVKALESGIVELKFDLKGESVNKFNRLTLNELRQAVDTIKADASIKGVIVSSGKDVFIVGADITEFVDNFKLPDAELIAGNLEANRIFSDFEDLNVPTVAAINGIALGGGLEMCLAADYRVMSSAAKIGLPEVKLGIYPGFGGTVRLPRLIGADNAIEWIAAGKENRAEDALKVGAVDAVVEPGKLQAAALELIKRAISGEFDHKAKRQPKLEKLKLNAIEQMMAFETAKGFVAGQAGPNYPAPVEAIKTIQKAANFGRDKALEVEAAGFVKLAKTSAAQSLIGLFLNDQELKKKAKAYDEIARDVKQAAVLGAGIMGGGIAYQSASKGTPILMKDINEHGIEQGLAEAAKLLVGRVDKGRMTAAKMAEVLNGIRPTLSYGDFGHVDLVVEAVVENPKVKQAVLAEVEDKVKEDTILASNTSTISISLLAKALKRPENFVGMHFFNPVHMMPLVEVIRGEKSSELAVATTVAYAKKMGKNPIVVNDCPGFLVNRVLFPYFGGFAKLVSAGVDFVRIDKIMEKFGWPMGPAYLMDVVGIDTGHHGRDVMAEGFPDRMKDDCRSAVDVLYEAKRLGQKNGKGFYAYETDKRGKQKKVADPSVLEVLKPIVYEQREVTDEDIINWMMIPLCLETVRCLEDGIVETAAEADMGLVYGIGFPPFRGGALRYIDSIGVAEFVALADQYADLGALYHPTAKLREMAKNGQSFFG